A genome region from Streptomyces xanthophaeus includes the following:
- a CDS encoding (2Fe-2S)-binding protein, which translates to MRVNFTVNGRQQEADDVWEGESLLYVLRERLGLPGSKNACEQGECGSCTVRLDGVPVCSCLVAAGQVEGRDVVTVEGLAEFSKQRDEHGHGGACGTGGGCGSKGVSLDAAKQWQAKPGDSQTGEGVELSNIQQAFIDAGAVQCGFCTPGLLIQADALLEENSSPSDQDIREALSGNLCRCTGYEKILDAVRLAAARQGEAV; encoded by the coding sequence ATGCGCGTCAATTTCACGGTCAACGGCCGTCAGCAGGAAGCCGACGACGTCTGGGAGGGTGAGTCCCTTCTCTACGTCCTGCGTGAGCGCCTGGGCCTGCCGGGTTCCAAGAACGCCTGTGAGCAGGGCGAGTGCGGTTCCTGCACCGTCCGTCTCGACGGCGTGCCGGTCTGTTCGTGCCTGGTCGCGGCCGGTCAGGTCGAGGGTCGCGACGTCGTGACCGTCGAGGGTCTGGCGGAGTTCTCCAAGCAGCGCGACGAGCACGGCCACGGCGGTGCCTGCGGCACCGGCGGCGGCTGCGGCAGCAAGGGCGTGTCCCTGGACGCGGCCAAGCAGTGGCAGGCCAAGCCGGGCGACTCGCAGACCGGCGAGGGCGTGGAGCTCTCGAACATCCAGCAGGCGTTCATCGACGCCGGCGCCGTCCAGTGCGGTTTCTGCACCCCGGGTCTGCTGATCCAGGCTGACGCGCTCCTGGAGGAGAACTCCTCCCCGTCCGACCAGGACATCCGTGAGGCCCTGTCCGGCAACCTCTGCCGCTGCACGGGTTACGAGAAGATCCTCGACGCGGTCCGCCTCGCGGCCGCCCGTCAGGGAGAGGCGGTCTGA
- a CDS encoding FAD binding domain-containing protein, with amino-acid sequence MDFLRPASWEEALAAKAEFPSAVPIAGGTDVMVEINFDHRRPEYLLDLNRIGLLREWEVGEDVVRLGASVPYTQIMENLRTELPGLALASHTVASPQIRNRGGVGGNLGCASPAGDSHPALLAAGAEVEVESVRGSRLIPIDEFYTGVKRNALAADELIKTVHVKKADGPQQYSKVGSRNAMVIAVCAFGLALHPETRTVRTGIGSAAPTPIRAKAAEEFLNAALEEGGFWESGKVITPSIAKQFGDLASGAANPIDDVRGTAKYRRHAVGIMARRQLVWTWEQYRGTGNGRSLEGAA; translated from the coding sequence ATGGACTTCCTTCGCCCCGCCAGCTGGGAGGAGGCGCTCGCCGCTAAGGCCGAGTTCCCCTCAGCTGTGCCGATTGCGGGTGGCACCGACGTGATGGTCGAGATCAACTTCGACCACCGCCGGCCGGAGTACCTCCTGGACCTGAACCGCATCGGTCTGCTGCGGGAATGGGAGGTCGGCGAGGATGTGGTTCGCCTGGGCGCCTCCGTCCCGTACACGCAGATCATGGAGAACCTCCGTACGGAGCTCCCGGGACTCGCGCTCGCCTCGCACACGGTCGCGTCCCCGCAGATCCGTAACCGCGGCGGCGTCGGCGGCAACCTCGGTTGCGCCTCGCCGGCCGGCGACTCGCACCCCGCGCTGCTCGCGGCGGGCGCCGAGGTCGAGGTGGAGTCCGTACGCGGCTCCCGCCTCATCCCGATCGACGAGTTCTACACCGGTGTGAAGCGCAACGCGCTCGCCGCCGACGAGCTCATCAAGACCGTTCACGTCAAGAAGGCGGACGGCCCCCAGCAGTACTCCAAGGTCGGCTCCCGGAACGCGATGGTCATCGCGGTCTGCGCGTTCGGTCTGGCGCTGCACCCGGAGACCCGCACGGTCCGTACCGGCATCGGTTCGGCCGCGCCGACCCCGATCCGGGCGAAGGCCGCCGAGGAGTTCCTGAACGCCGCGCTCGAAGAGGGCGGCTTCTGGGAGTCCGGCAAGGTCATCACCCCGTCGATCGCCAAGCAGTTCGGTGACCTCGCCTCCGGCGCGGCCAACCCGATCGACGACGTCCGCGGCACGGCGAAGTACCGCCGTCACGCGGTCGGCATCATGGCTCGCCGCCAGCTCGTCTGGACCTGGGAGCAGTACCGCGGTACCGGCAACGGCCGCTCGCTTGAAGGGGCTGCGTAA
- a CDS encoding PucR family transcriptional regulator, with product MRLRALLETEALGLRLLGGEGELDRTVRGVMTTDLRDPSRYLSGGELVLTGLAWRRNSADSEPFVRILASAGVAGLAAGEAELQAIPDDLVSACVRNRLPLFAVNEDVAFATITEYVVRQVSGERAGDLAAVVDRHRRLMTSGPAGGGPDVVLDLLTTDLDLRAWVLSPTGRQIAGAGEPLAPGVCAALASEHLAAVRTGRRGPHRISIQGITYSLFPIRGHGRGAAGPGARDVRETVLSDWLLAVEADAGDWPAERLDLLQGVTQLIAVERDRRDAARTVRRRLAQEVLELVQTGAPPAEIAARLRVAAPVLLPGLGAAPHWQVVVARVDWEGGDIPGGPVAQSLLEEILVDPSISGPEPSDRIAVAHAGDEAIALVPLPSLSGDAGEDKGPDSALHADELLAVVRDPLAAGLADDGRLTLGVSAAVHSAEGLRGALEEARHARRVAAARPGRVCAAGHHELASHVLLLPFVPDDVRRAFTARLLDPLRDYDRRHRAELIPTLEAFLDCDGSWTRCATRLHLHVNTLRYRVGRIEQLTGRDLSRLEDKLDFFLALRMS from the coding sequence ATGCGGCTGCGCGCACTGCTGGAAACCGAGGCGCTGGGGCTGCGGCTGCTCGGCGGCGAGGGAGAACTCGACCGGACGGTCCGCGGGGTCATGACGACCGACCTACGTGATCCCAGCCGGTACCTGTCGGGGGGCGAACTCGTCCTGACCGGCCTGGCCTGGAGACGAAATTCAGCCGACTCCGAGCCATTCGTACGAATCCTGGCGAGCGCGGGCGTCGCCGGGCTCGCCGCGGGCGAGGCGGAACTGCAGGCCATTCCCGATGATCTTGTTTCGGCCTGTGTCCGCAACCGGCTGCCGCTGTTCGCCGTGAACGAGGACGTTGCATTCGCCACGATCACCGAGTACGTCGTCCGGCAGGTCTCGGGCGAGCGCGCCGGAGACCTCGCGGCCGTCGTGGACCGACACCGCCGGCTGATGACCTCGGGTCCGGCCGGCGGCGGCCCCGACGTGGTGCTCGATCTGCTCACCACCGACCTCGATCTCCGGGCCTGGGTGCTGTCCCCCACCGGCCGGCAGATCGCCGGGGCGGGCGAGCCGCTGGCGCCGGGCGTGTGCGCAGCACTGGCGAGCGAGCACCTTGCGGCGGTCCGGACGGGCCGCAGGGGGCCGCATCGGATCTCCATCCAGGGTATTACCTACTCGCTCTTCCCGATCAGGGGACACGGGCGCGGGGCCGCCGGTCCGGGGGCCCGGGACGTGCGAGAGACCGTGCTCTCGGACTGGCTGCTGGCCGTCGAGGCGGACGCGGGCGACTGGCCCGCCGAGCGCCTTGACCTGCTGCAGGGCGTCACCCAGCTGATCGCCGTGGAACGGGACCGGCGCGACGCGGCCCGCACCGTGCGCCGCCGCCTCGCACAAGAGGTCCTCGAACTGGTCCAGACGGGTGCCCCGCCCGCCGAGATCGCCGCCCGTCTGCGGGTCGCGGCCCCGGTGCTGCTGCCCGGGCTGGGCGCCGCCCCGCACTGGCAGGTCGTCGTGGCCCGGGTGGACTGGGAGGGCGGGGACATCCCCGGCGGCCCGGTGGCCCAGTCGCTGCTGGAGGAGATCCTCGTCGACCCGTCCATCTCGGGGCCCGAGCCCTCGGACCGGATCGCCGTGGCCCATGCGGGTGACGAGGCCATCGCCCTCGTCCCGCTGCCCTCGCTCTCCGGGGACGCCGGGGAGGACAAGGGCCCGGACTCCGCCCTGCACGCCGACGAGCTGCTCGCGGTCGTACGGGACCCCCTGGCGGCCGGTCTGGCCGACGACGGCCGGCTCACGCTGGGCGTCAGCGCGGCCGTGCACTCCGCCGAGGGGCTGCGCGGCGCGCTGGAGGAGGCCCGGCACGCCCGCCGGGTGGCCGCCGCACGCCCGGGCCGGGTCTGCGCGGCGGGCCACCACGAGCTGGCCTCGCACGTGCTGCTGCTGCCGTTCGTCCCGGACGACGTCCGCCGCGCCTTCACGGCCCGGCTGCTGGACCCGCTGCGGGACTACGACCGGCGCCACCGCGCGGAGCTCATCCCGACGCTGGAGGCGTTCCTGGACTGCGACGGTTCCTGGACCCGCTGCGCGACGCGGTTGCACCTGCACGTCAACACGCTGCGCTACCGCGTCGGGCGAATCGAGCAGTTGACGGGGCGGGACCTGTCCCGGCTGGAGGACAAGCTCGACTTCTTCCTCGCACTGCGGATGAGCTGA
- a CDS encoding GntR family transcriptional regulator: MHETAHARVPAQRRKVLRHSVRGQVLDALRAALIDGELVPGEIYSGPALGERFGVSATPVREAMQQLAVEGAVECLPNRGFRVLSRTPGELAELAEVRALLEVPVMIRLARTVPADAWEALRPAAAATAEAAAAGDLPGYAEADRDFHRAVLRLAGNDQLVQVAEELHRRAQWPLPGAPRVRRADLVADAAEHSALLEALIARDLPVVESLVREHFAGSPA; this comes from the coding sequence GTGCACGAAACGGCCCACGCCCGGGTTCCGGCACAAAGGCGGAAGGTGTTGCGCCATTCGGTGCGCGGTCAGGTGCTCGACGCGCTGCGCGCGGCCTTGATCGACGGCGAGCTGGTGCCGGGGGAGATCTACTCGGGCCCGGCCCTGGGGGAGCGCTTCGGGGTCTCCGCGACCCCCGTGCGTGAGGCGATGCAGCAGCTGGCCGTGGAGGGGGCGGTGGAATGCCTCCCCAACCGGGGCTTCCGCGTGCTCTCCCGCACGCCGGGGGAGCTCGCAGAGCTGGCCGAGGTGCGGGCGCTGCTCGAAGTCCCCGTGATGATCCGGCTGGCCCGCACGGTGCCTGCGGACGCCTGGGAAGCCCTGCGTCCGGCTGCGGCCGCCACGGCCGAGGCGGCGGCGGCCGGTGACCTGCCGGGGTATGCGGAGGCGGACCGGGACTTCCACCGGGCGGTGCTGCGGCTGGCCGGCAACGACCAGCTGGTGCAGGTGGCGGAGGAGCTCCACCGCCGGGCCCAGTGGCCCCTGCCGGGCGCTCCGCGGGTTCGGCGGGCCGATCTCGTCGCCGATGCGGCGGAGCACTCGGCGCTGCTGGAGGCGCTGATCGCGCGGGACCTCCCGGTGGTGGAGTCCCTGGTCCGCGAACACTTCGCAGGCTCCCCCGCCTGA
- a CDS encoding (2Fe-2S)-binding protein, whose amino-acid sequence MTVTTFPAVTSAPPGSAVSDAFARLAEAYGGLRVIERTAGEPLPRGAGWVGADELAAGGPALDAYLAWDNAQVLRDYGTQARPDVIAGFGLHRYAWPACLLITLPWFLHRRVPRLPVAEVAFHRTLGRLSVHIGDFACLPDDPAAALPGARVVPDEEALRDEVRAVVAQHLGPLLEGFGPRMRRGRRALWGMVTDEVVESLWYIGNLLGEEQRAMAELEALLPGSTAPFSGGAGFRTLTGPAGEELPTRDRAGCCFFYTIRPEDTCVTCPRTCDADRVARLAATAA is encoded by the coding sequence ATGACCGTCACGACCTTCCCGGCTGTCACATCCGCCCCGCCCGGCTCTGCGGTGTCGGATGCATTCGCCAGGCTGGCCGAGGCGTACGGCGGACTGCGGGTGATCGAGCGAACCGCCGGCGAACCCCTCCCCCGCGGTGCGGGATGGGTCGGCGCGGACGAGCTCGCGGCCGGCGGCCCGGCCCTGGACGCCTACCTCGCCTGGGACAACGCCCAGGTCCTGCGGGACTACGGGACCCAGGCCCGCCCCGATGTGATCGCGGGCTTCGGGCTGCACCGGTACGCGTGGCCGGCCTGCCTGCTGATCACCCTGCCGTGGTTCCTGCACCGGCGGGTCCCCCGCCTCCCGGTCGCCGAGGTGGCCTTCCACCGGACCCTCGGCCGGCTCAGCGTGCACATCGGCGACTTCGCCTGCCTGCCGGACGATCCGGCGGCCGCACTCCCGGGGGCCCGTGTCGTGCCCGACGAGGAGGCGCTGCGCGACGAGGTACGGGCCGTGGTGGCCCAGCACCTCGGACCGCTCCTGGAAGGCTTCGGCCCGCGCATGCGGCGCGGCCGCCGCGCCCTGTGGGGCATGGTGACCGACGAGGTCGTCGAGAGCCTCTGGTACATCGGCAACCTGCTCGGCGAGGAGCAGCGGGCCATGGCCGAGCTGGAGGCGCTCCTGCCGGGGTCCACCGCCCCGTTCTCCGGAGGCGCGGGGTTCCGTACGCTCACCGGACCCGCCGGCGAGGAGCTGCCCACCCGGGACCGGGCCGGGTGCTGCTTCTTCTACACCATCCGCCCCGAGGACACCTGTGTCACCTGTCCCCGGACCTGTGATGCCGACCGCGTCGCCCGGCTCGCGGCGACCGCAGCCTGA
- a CDS encoding DUF2637 domain-containing protein — MRLTDISLDWLLPGSLLILGVLAAVAVLARGKRESEKAAADDSWERSEERRRRKEAVYGTASYVLLFCCAAVAAALSFHGLVGFGRQNLNLSGGWEYLVPFGLDGAAMFCSVLAVREASHGDAALGSRMLVWLFAGAAAWFNWVHAPRGMGHDGAPQFFAGMSLSAAVLFDRALKQTRRAALREQGLIPRPLPQIRMVRWLRAPRETFGAWSLMLLEGVRTLDEAVDEVREDKKEREQDRHRRRDQNRLDRARIKALGRQNRAFGRSRGRQVELPELTQGAGSAPVGAEPAIPESGQLPLRRRPSLQAVNRTESIDVTGTRTVDLTAEDDTQTIPRLDSLERKLKDLEQQFG, encoded by the coding sequence ATGAGACTGACCGACATATCGCTGGACTGGCTGCTGCCCGGCAGCCTGCTGATCCTGGGCGTACTTGCGGCAGTTGCGGTACTGGCCCGTGGCAAGCGCGAGAGCGAGAAGGCCGCGGCCGACGACAGCTGGGAGCGCAGCGAGGAACGGCGGCGGCGCAAGGAAGCCGTCTACGGGACCGCTTCGTACGTTCTGCTCTTCTGCTGTGCGGCGGTCGCCGCCGCACTCTCCTTCCACGGGCTGGTCGGCTTCGGCCGGCAGAATCTCAACCTCTCCGGAGGCTGGGAGTACCTGGTCCCCTTCGGCCTCGACGGCGCCGCGATGTTCTGCTCGGTGCTCGCCGTGCGCGAGGCCAGCCACGGTGACGCGGCCCTGGGCTCGCGCATGCTCGTCTGGCTGTTCGCGGGCGCGGCCGCGTGGTTCAACTGGGTGCACGCTCCGCGGGGCATGGGCCACGACGGGGCCCCGCAGTTCTTCGCGGGGATGTCGCTCTCGGCGGCCGTGCTCTTCGACCGCGCCCTCAAGCAGACCCGCCGGGCGGCGCTGCGCGAACAGGGCCTGATCCCGAGGCCGTTGCCCCAGATCCGGATGGTCCGCTGGCTGCGGGCCCCCCGGGAGACCTTCGGCGCCTGGTCGCTCATGCTGCTGGAGGGGGTGCGCACCCTCGACGAGGCCGTGGACGAGGTGCGCGAGGACAAGAAGGAGCGGGAGCAGGACCGGCACCGCAGGCGCGATCAGAACCGGCTGGACCGGGCGCGCATCAAGGCGCTGGGCCGGCAGAACCGGGCGTTCGGGCGTTCGCGCGGCCGTCAGGTCGAGCTCCCGGAACTGACGCAGGGAGCGGGCTCCGCGCCGGTCGGCGCGGAGCCGGCCATACCGGAATCAGGACAGCTGCCCCTGCGACGCCGGCCCTCCCTGCAGGCCGTCAACCGAACCGAATCCATTGACGTGACCGGCACCCGGACGGTGGACCTCACCGCCGAGGACGACACCCAGACCATTCCCCGGCTGGACTCGCTGGAGCGCAAACTGAAGGACCTGGAGCAGCAGTTCGGCTGA
- a CDS encoding ATP-binding protein encodes MPREPSADEDGEAVDTLRITRSVRRADLKAVGEVRRALRELMRHRCRTDAAEVAELLITELVTNALVHTDRGAEVHASLAATRLRVEVRDYAARRPRPYVPTADDGTHGRGLVLVQALADDWGVDALALGSGKVVWFELDGRHDAPYDGPYDGGPA; translated from the coding sequence GTGCCGCGCGAGCCGTCCGCCGACGAGGACGGGGAAGCGGTGGACACGCTGCGGATCACCCGGAGCGTACGCCGGGCCGACCTGAAGGCGGTCGGCGAAGTCCGCCGGGCTCTGCGGGAGTTGATGCGCCACCGGTGCAGGACCGATGCCGCCGAGGTGGCCGAGCTGCTGATCACCGAGCTCGTCACCAACGCGCTCGTCCACACCGACCGGGGCGCGGAGGTGCACGCGAGTCTCGCCGCCACCCGCTTACGGGTAGAGGTCCGGGACTACGCCGCACGCCGTCCCCGGCCGTACGTACCGACCGCCGACGACGGTACGCACGGCCGGGGACTGGTGCTGGTGCAGGCGCTCGCCGACGACTGGGGCGTGGACGCGCTGGCCCTGGGCAGCGGCAAGGTGGTGTGGTTCGAGCTCGACGGACGGCACGACGCGCCGTACGACGGGCCCTACGACGGAGGGCCCGCCTGA
- a CDS encoding protein phosphatase 2C domain-containing protein, protein MSQQGADDWWQKLYEGPDAGAEPDPGDTLDNRFRSAAGVTTEPAPGTAPVPGTAPASASPPATGPAPGLVPDPGPPEPPRAPEPLLPGPRQGEPAPTPTLPTLPPPRDPRAGDATGYALGGVAVPPVRGPELPVRHRDAPSPEAWFDPDPDPQPRPQPESVADSDPGPEPGPGPVAAGPEAVRPQVSHLGDRAPTYAPEPGALPPADPAAVEGLTPDTVLEGARYGTYTLRAASLRGDSARYRGEARRDFLLTARFGSGDDALVLVALAGGDRAAPGAAEAAAELCRTVAAAVGRSQERLADDIRAGRRDALRSGLQRLTDRGYGRLRARAAELGLAEPAYTAGLRGLLLPVDPACRTRVCFGAGAGGLFRLRSGQWQDLEPAGQQAEDTEGGFRFRAAVARPGDTLLLCSGGLAEPMREEAALPAELAARWAGQEPPGLAAFLADTQLRLKGYADDRTAAAVWEA, encoded by the coding sequence ATGAGTCAGCAGGGCGCGGACGACTGGTGGCAGAAGCTCTACGAGGGCCCGGACGCGGGAGCGGAACCCGACCCGGGGGACACCCTGGACAACCGGTTCCGCTCGGCGGCGGGCGTGACGACGGAACCGGCACCGGGCACGGCACCGGTACCGGGCACGGCACCGGCATCGGCGTCGCCGCCGGCCACGGGCCCGGCACCGGGCCTCGTGCCGGACCCGGGCCCGCCGGAACCCCCGCGCGCCCCGGAGCCTCTTCTTCCCGGCCCCCGGCAGGGGGAGCCGGCACCGACCCCGACCCTGCCCACCCTCCCGCCGCCGCGGGACCCCCGGGCGGGCGACGCCACGGGGTACGCGCTCGGAGGAGTGGCCGTACCACCGGTGCGCGGGCCCGAGCTTCCGGTGCGGCACCGGGATGCGCCGAGCCCGGAGGCCTGGTTCGACCCGGACCCGGACCCGCAGCCCCGGCCGCAGCCGGAGTCCGTGGCCGACTCCGACCCGGGGCCCGAGCCCGGGCCCGGGCCGGTGGCGGCCGGACCGGAGGCCGTCCGGCCCCAGGTCTCCCACCTGGGCGACCGCGCCCCCACCTACGCCCCCGAACCCGGCGCCCTCCCGCCCGCCGACCCGGCCGCCGTCGAGGGGCTGACCCCGGACACCGTCCTGGAGGGGGCCCGCTACGGCACCTACACCCTGCGCGCCGCCTCCCTGCGCGGGGACTCCGCCCGCTACCGGGGCGAGGCCCGCCGCGACTTCCTGCTCACCGCCCGCTTCGGCAGCGGTGACGACGCGCTGGTCCTGGTCGCCCTCGCGGGCGGGGACCGGGCCGCCCCCGGCGCCGCCGAAGCCGCCGCCGAACTGTGCCGCACCGTCGCGGCCGCCGTCGGGCGCAGCCAGGAACGCCTGGCCGACGACATCCGCGCCGGGCGCCGCGACGCCCTGCGCTCGGGCCTGCAACGGCTCACCGACCGGGGCTACGGGCGACTGCGGGCCCGCGCGGCCGAGCTGGGGCTCGCGGAACCGGCGTACACCGCCGGGCTGCGCGGGCTGCTGCTCCCCGTGGACCCGGCATGCCGCACCCGGGTGTGCTTCGGCGCGGGCGCGGGCGGCCTGTTCCGGCTCCGCTCGGGGCAGTGGCAGGACCTGGAACCCGCCGGGCAGCAGGCCGAGGACACCGAGGGCGGTTTCCGCTTCCGCGCGGCCGTGGCCCGGCCCGGCGACACCCTGCTCCTGTGCTCCGGGGGCCTGGCGGAACCGATGCGGGAGGAGGCCGCCCTCCCGGCGGAGCTCGCCGCCCGCTGGGCCGGTCAGGAGCCGCCGGGCCTCGCGGCCTTCCTCGCGGACACCCAGCTCCGCCTCAAGGGGTACGCCGACGACCGCACTGCTGCCGCGGTCTGGGAGGCCTGA